A single window of Salvelinus namaycush isolate Seneca chromosome 11, SaNama_1.0, whole genome shotgun sequence DNA harbors:
- the LOC120056161 gene encoding SLAM family member 9-like — protein sequence MRTFLPFPIAILLTLLQQAVSCSETPVFVEKGQDVRLDVQEYMTVKENLKRLNRFMWMFNTSDNVVIYVHEIVSQVTIKYQGRAEFIEGNFSLLLKNLNEGDSGCYTAVVSADRNKEVAKYQISVQERVEPPVLRVDSVSFNAICNVTVTCRGQSTSVTSSCNSSTCSQVGGESRGAETSTVPLLSVYVAGGSIICNRSNQVSWANNTKEIETICLSISERDRADHNYAVTVRIQSPVIIIIFVVCALIRW from the exons TGTCCTGCTCTGAGACCCCTGTGTTTGTGGAGAAGGGACAGGATGTCCGTCTGGATGTCCAGGAATATATGACAGTTAAAGAGAACCTGAAAAGGTTGAATCGTTTTATGTGGATGTTTAACACATCAGACAATGTAGTAATATACGTCCATGAAATCGTGTCACAAGTTACCATTAAATACCAAGGCAGGGCTGAGTTTATTGAGGGAAACTTCTCTCTTCTGCTGAAGAACCTAAATGAAGGAGACAGTGGATGTTATACTGCAGTAGTGAGTGCGGACAGAAACAAAGAGGTTGCAAAGTACCAGATATCAGTTCAAG AGAGAGTTGAGCCACCAGTCCTGAGAGTGGACTCTGTCTCCTTCAATGCCATCTGTAACGTGACAGTGACCTGCAGAGGTCAGAGCACCTCTGTCACCTCCAGCTGTAACAGCAGCACCTGCTCTCAggtgggaggagagagtagaggggctGAGACCTCCACTGTCCCCCTGCTCTCTGTCTATGTGGCAGGGGGTTCCATCATCTGTAACCGCAGCAACCAAGTCAGCTGGGCCAACAACACCAAGGAGATCGAAACTATTTGTTTATCTATATCTG AGCGGGACAGAGCAGACCACAACTACGCTGTCACAGTCCGGATACAAAGtcctgtcatcatcatcatctttgtTGTATGCGCCCTGATTCGTTGGTGA